Proteins encoded within one genomic window of Geotalea daltonii FRC-32:
- a CDS encoding elongation factor P, with product MFTTSDFKKGLVIQLDGAPCILVDVTFQSPSARGANTMVKTKYRNLITAQVLEKTFRSGDKVDEADFERHKGQFLYADGDKGIFMDLETYEQFELEADAFEAIAHFLLEGTEVQLGLFEGRMVNVDLPMTVELTVTDTAPVLKNATATAQTKEAVLETGFRIQVPPYLNSGEKIKVDTRDGRFISRA from the coding sequence ATGTTCACCACTTCAGATTTCAAAAAGGGACTTGTCATCCAGCTGGATGGAGCCCCCTGCATATTGGTCGATGTCACCTTTCAATCCCCTTCTGCCCGTGGCGCCAACACCATGGTCAAAACCAAATACCGCAACCTTATCACCGCCCAGGTGCTGGAAAAGACCTTTCGCTCCGGCGATAAGGTAGATGAGGCTGATTTCGAGAGGCACAAGGGGCAGTTTCTTTATGCCGACGGCGACAAGGGGATCTTCATGGACCTGGAGACCTATGAGCAGTTCGAGCTGGAGGCGGATGCTTTCGAAGCTATCGCCCATTTCCTGTTGGAGGGAACAGAAGTGCAGCTGGGGCTTTTCGAGGGGAGAATGGTCAACGTCGACCTGCCCATGACCGTAGAGCTCACTGTTACGGATACGGCGCCGGTGCTGAAGAATGCCACTGCCACCGCCCAGACCAAGGAAGCTGTACTGGAGACCGGCTTCAGAATCCAGGTGCCGCCATATCTCAATAGCGGCGAAAAGATCAAAGTTGACACAAGGGATGGCAGGTTCATTTCCAGGGCTTAA
- a CDS encoding DUF748 domain-containing protein produces the protein MPLWKKLAIAAAAFFTLLVLFVAFVLPGIVRSQAEKKVGALTGRTLAIRHISINPLTMRVKVDGLQMQEPGGKITFVSFSSASARLSPASIWRRAPIVTGIHVISPYVRIVRTGANRYNFSDIPERMPKSEKKSSSPTLFSLNNITVTGGSINFDDRAARTPKLHTVRRMHIAVPFISNIPYLVDQYIQPRFAAEVNGASLDLTGRLKPFQKGMETLLDVNLTDLDIPYYAAYLPVRLPMAIKSGKFSSKIAISYRVTPDKKPVIAITGDAAVVRLAMAEKSEGELLSFDRFAIKINQADLMGGSYDIASVNLDAPVVTLLRTADGRWPNQRMMPPAALAGEEKAEKPAEKKPAPLVRIAEIRLNGGKVRLDDRLPAGGFRSEIHELTALVTGLATRGEDAADYEISFSTTRGEHLELAGDLALEPMEGSAMLNVSGVPLEAYHPYVADRLTSPVSGRAELNAEASWTKEDGIVIDDLGLKLLDVAVRLGKGDGARIGEAVLAGGKLDLKKRTAAVGSISFRKAKVAVTRDAAGKLSLLSLLRENKPSASVNPAKTVAKQAAPFHYTVSSVVGKGIDVSFRDEARSSAPRFDLKSIDVSATGITDILRIPIPVRFNASYGGGAKLSAKGNITREPLRYNGAVQVKNLPIPDFSPYFPDDLNIYLADGNLDLAATLDVTKGEQLTGSFSGNMGLRNLYALDTVDTDDLLKWESLQVEEVRGTLKPLVVNVGGISLNRFLARLVVDREGIINLKKIRSGPVAQAAVANVQPAPAAVRVAPDLPSPAAAQQKPEAARPEIRIDTVTLQEGTVSFLDQHTPQQFGTTMYNLGGRISGLSSEDFRYADVDLRGDLDKHSPLQITGKINPLSRELFADLKVRFTDIELSPVTPYAGTYLGYEIDKGKLFLDLTYKIEKKTLNAQNKVFIDQFTFGKGVDSGKATKLPVRLAVALLKDRHGEIHLDLPVTGRTDDPEFSIFGVVLTVLKNLLVKAATAPFALLQSAFSGGEDLSNVNFAYGSSQLSAEERTKVAKLAGALEQRPGVKLEMTAYVDREKDAEGYRNELLARKMKGEKFAALVKERKNAPGETPEKMEILPAEHDLYLKAVYVKEKFPKPRNALGFVKDIPAPEMKKLILANTLIGDPQLQALSRERVAAVRTLLISEGNLPPERIFEKGGDMLHPPEKKGQPLSRVEFGVNVQ, from the coding sequence ATGCCGTTATGGAAGAAACTCGCCATTGCTGCCGCTGCTTTTTTTACCCTCCTGGTCCTGTTCGTTGCCTTTGTCCTGCCGGGGATTGTCCGCAGCCAGGCTGAGAAGAAGGTCGGGGCCCTCACCGGAAGAACACTTGCCATCCGCCATATCTCCATCAACCCTTTGACCATGCGGGTCAAGGTGGATGGTCTGCAAATGCAGGAGCCAGGTGGTAAAATCACCTTCGTTTCCTTCAGCAGCGCCTCGGCGCGACTGAGCCCCGCTTCCATCTGGCGCCGGGCTCCCATCGTTACCGGCATCCACGTCATCTCTCCCTATGTGCGCATTGTCAGGACCGGCGCCAACAGGTACAATTTCTCCGACATCCCGGAAAGAATGCCGAAAAGCGAAAAGAAATCATCATCGCCCACCCTTTTTTCCCTCAACAACATTACCGTTACTGGCGGCTCCATCAATTTTGACGACCGCGCTGCAAGAACCCCGAAACTGCACACCGTGCGCAGGATGCATATTGCAGTGCCGTTCATCAGCAATATTCCTTATCTGGTAGATCAATACATCCAGCCGCGCTTTGCAGCCGAGGTCAACGGTGCCTCACTGGACCTGACAGGACGGCTCAAACCTTTTCAGAAGGGAATGGAGACCTTGCTGGATGTGAATCTGACAGATCTGGATATTCCTTACTATGCGGCTTACCTTCCTGTCCGATTGCCGATGGCCATAAAATCGGGAAAGTTCTCCTCGAAGATCGCCATTTCTTACAGGGTTACCCCTGACAAGAAACCGGTGATTGCCATTACCGGAGATGCGGCAGTGGTGCGGCTGGCCATGGCGGAGAAAAGTGAAGGCGAGCTTCTTTCCTTTGATCGCTTTGCCATAAAGATCAATCAGGCAGACCTGATGGGGGGCAGTTACGATATCGCTTCGGTCAACCTGGATGCGCCGGTGGTTACCCTGCTGCGGACGGCAGATGGTCGCTGGCCGAACCAGCGCATGATGCCACCGGCCGCTTTGGCAGGTGAGGAAAAGGCTGAAAAACCAGCGGAAAAGAAGCCCGCACCCTTGGTGCGTATTGCCGAAATCAGGCTCAACGGCGGCAAGGTGCGTCTGGATGACCGGCTGCCCGCCGGTGGATTCCGCTCCGAAATCCACGAGCTTACCGCTCTGGTGACCGGTCTTGCCACCAGGGGCGAGGATGCAGCCGATTATGAGATCTCCTTTTCCACAACCAGGGGAGAGCATCTGGAGCTTGCCGGGGACCTGGCCCTGGAGCCCATGGAGGGATCGGCAATGCTCAATGTTTCCGGTGTTCCCCTGGAAGCCTATCATCCCTACGTGGCGGACCGGTTGACCTCACCGGTAAGCGGCAGAGCAGAACTAAATGCCGAGGCCTCCTGGACGAAGGAGGACGGGATTGTTATCGACGATCTGGGGCTTAAGCTGCTGGATGTTGCTGTCCGGTTAGGCAAAGGTGATGGCGCCCGCATTGGAGAGGCAGTGCTGGCGGGGGGGAAGCTGGACCTGAAGAAAAGAACTGCGGCTGTTGGCTCCATTTCATTTCGCAAGGCCAAGGTTGCCGTTACCAGGGATGCTGCCGGAAAGCTTTCCCTGCTGTCCCTGTTGCGTGAAAACAAGCCCTCTGCCAGTGTCAACCCGGCTAAGACCGTGGCAAAACAGGCTGCTCCCTTCCATTACACTGTCTCATCCGTTGTCGGAAAAGGCATCGATGTCTCCTTTCGCGACGAAGCCCGCAGTTCTGCTCCCCGTTTCGACCTGAAGTCTATAGATGTCAGCGCAACCGGCATAACTGACATTCTGCGGATACCGATCCCGGTGCGGTTTAACGCCTCCTACGGCGGCGGGGCTAAACTGTCGGCCAAGGGAAATATCACCCGGGAGCCGCTCCGATACAACGGTGCCGTCCAGGTGAAAAATCTGCCGATTCCCGACTTCAGCCCCTATTTTCCCGATGATCTGAATATCTATCTGGCCGATGGCAATCTGGACTTGGCGGCGACCTTGGATGTCACCAAGGGTGAGCAGTTGACCGGCAGCTTTTCCGGCAATATGGGGCTGAGGAATCTCTATGCCCTGGACACGGTGGATACGGACGACCTGCTCAAGTGGGAAAGTTTGCAGGTGGAGGAGGTGCGGGGAACGCTGAAGCCGCTGGTGGTAAATGTCGGCGGTATTTCCCTGAACAGGTTTCTGGCGCGGCTGGTGGTTGACCGGGAAGGGATCATCAACCTGAAAAAGATCCGCTCTGGACCTGTTGCTCAAGCTGCAGTCGCAAATGTCCAACCAGCTCCTGCCGCTGTCCGTGTTGCACCAGACTTACCTTCGCCAGCAGCGGCACAACAAAAGCCTGAAGCGGCGCGCCCCGAAATCCGGATCGACACGGTCACTCTCCAGGAGGGAACGGTTTCCTTTCTCGACCAGCACACGCCGCAGCAGTTCGGCACGACCATGTATAACTTGGGGGGTAGAATCAGCGGCCTGTCCTCGGAGGATTTCCGCTACGCCGACGTTGACCTGCGCGGTGACCTGGACAAACACTCGCCGCTCCAGATCACCGGAAAGATCAATCCGCTGTCCCGTGAACTCTTCGCCGACCTGAAAGTGCGCTTCACCGATATCGAACTGAGCCCGGTTACCCCCTATGCCGGCACCTATCTCGGTTATGAGATCGACAAGGGAAAGCTCTTCCTCGACCTTACCTACAAGATCGAGAAAAAGACCCTGAATGCCCAGAACAAGGTCTTCATCGACCAGTTTACATTCGGTAAGGGGGTGGATAGCGGCAAGGCCACCAAGCTTCCCGTTCGCCTCGCCGTCGCCCTGCTCAAGGACCGCCATGGCGAGATCCATCTGGATTTGCCGGTGACCGGGCGGACCGATGACCCGGAATTCAGCATTTTCGGGGTTGTTCTGACGGTGCTTAAGAACCTGTTGGTGAAGGCGGCAACGGCACCGTTCGCCCTGCTCCAGTCGGCATTCAGCGGGGGTGAAGACCTGAGCAACGTAAATTTTGCCTATGGTTCATCACAGTTGAGCGCTGAGGAACGGACGAAAGTGGCCAAGCTGGCCGGAGCACTGGAACAGCGGCCGGGGGTGAAGCTGGAAATGACCGCTTATGTGGATCGGGAAAAGGATGCGGAAGGTTATCGCAACGAACTTTTGGCGAGGAAAATGAAGGGAGAGAAATTTGCCGCCCTGGTGAAGGAGCGAAAGAATGCGCCGGGAGAAACTCCGGAAAAGATGGAGATCCTGCCGGCAGAGCATGACCTCTACCTGAAGGCGGTCTATGTGAAGGAGAAATTTCCTAAACCCCGTAACGCTTTGGGTTTCGTCAAGGACATCCCGGCTCCCGAGATGAAAAAGCTC
- a CDS encoding RNA-binding S4 domain-containing protein, translating to MKIDTEYIKLDSFLKAVNAVCSGGEAKIIIGEGEVEVNGEVELRRGRKLRPGDRVSLGGKTFHVE from the coding sequence ATGAAAATAGATACGGAATACATCAAGCTTGACAGTTTTTTGAAGGCAGTCAACGCGGTCTGTTCAGGGGGCGAAGCAAAGATTATTATCGGTGAAGGGGAGGTTGAGGTAAACGGCGAGGTTGAGTTGAGGCGGGGCCGGAAACTAAGACCGGGAGACCGGGTCAGCCTGGGTGGAAAAACATTTCACGTTGAATGA
- a CDS encoding sensor histidine kinase, with the protein MDWTIHNKMALFFSAIVMILLIISLTSYRNAFRLFDANNDVMRSYEVQKELETILSVMKDAETGQRGYIITGDESYLEPYRSAQASIATSLAMLESLVGNRPSQLDNFNRLKPLIAAKFDELNKTIMLRKAAGFATAQQMVLLGSGKESMDNIRWITGQMGRAESDLLQERISKAGRQNSMTMITIITGTLLYLLLLASGFYAINRYVNDRKDFESKIRHLNDDLEKRACMLEQANQSMESFCHSVAHDLRAPLRLINGYGNLLLEKYSSKLDEEGQNHLTRLCSSSERMGTLIENLLDLSMISRIEMRREQIDLSNLARAIAHNLQVQDPARSARFFIEDNINAWGDSRLLRKAILNLMDNAWKYTINRQETIIRFGSKELNQIRTYFISDNGIGFDTALAGKIFEAFQRLHEEDGFEGTGIGLAAVKQIVERHGGHVWGEGEANEGAIFYFTLG; encoded by the coding sequence ATGGATTGGACTATTCACAATAAAATGGCTCTTTTCTTTTCTGCAATTGTCATGATTCTGCTCATAATCAGCCTGACATCGTACCGTAATGCTTTCAGGCTCTTTGATGCAAACAACGACGTAATGCGTTCATATGAGGTGCAGAAAGAACTGGAAACGATCCTTTCAGTGATGAAGGACGCCGAAACAGGACAGCGCGGCTACATAATAACAGGGGATGAAAGCTATCTTGAACCGTACAGGTCTGCCCAGGCTTCGATCGCCACCAGCCTCGCAATGCTGGAGAGTCTGGTCGGAAACAGGCCGTCTCAGCTGGACAACTTCAATCGGCTGAAGCCTCTCATCGCCGCCAAGTTCGACGAGCTGAACAAAACCATCATGCTGCGCAAAGCCGCTGGATTTGCCACTGCCCAGCAAATGGTCCTCCTGGGAAGCGGTAAGGAAAGCATGGATAATATCCGCTGGATTACCGGCCAGATGGGAAGAGCTGAATCGGATCTGCTGCAGGAAAGAATCTCGAAAGCAGGCCGGCAAAACAGCATGACGATGATCACCATCATCACCGGAACGCTCCTCTACCTGCTACTCCTGGCTTCCGGTTTTTATGCCATCAACCGTTATGTCAACGATAGAAAGGATTTTGAGTCAAAAATCCGGCACCTGAACGACGATCTGGAAAAACGTGCCTGCATGCTGGAACAGGCCAATCAGTCAATGGAGTCGTTCTGTCATTCTGTTGCACATGATCTGCGCGCGCCTTTGCGGCTTATAAACGGCTACGGTAACCTGCTGCTGGAAAAATACAGCTCGAAGCTGGACGAGGAGGGACAGAATCACCTGACCCGCCTCTGCTCATCCAGTGAACGAATGGGTACCCTGATAGAAAACCTTCTCGATCTTTCTATGATATCACGCATCGAGATGCGGCGTGAACAGATTGACCTCAGCAATTTGGCCCGTGCCATCGCCCATAACCTTCAAGTGCAGGACCCGGCACGCAGTGCCCGCTTCTTCATTGAGGACAACATAAATGCCTGGGGCGATTCTCGATTGTTGAGGAAAGCCATCCTGAACCTGATGGACAATGCCTGGAAGTACACCATAAACCGCCAGGAGACGATTATTCGTTTCGGCAGCAAGGAGCTCAATCAAATCAGAACTTACTTTATCAGCGATAACGGAATCGGTTTTGACACGGCCTTGGCCGGAAAAATATTTGAGGCCTTCCAACGTCTTCATGAAGAGGACGGCTTTGAGGGAACAGGAATCGGTCTTGCCGCGGTGAAGCAGATAGTGGAACGGCATGGTGGACATGTCTGGGGCGAGGGGGAAGCTAACGAGGGAGCAATCTTCTATTTCACTCTCGGCTAG
- a CDS encoding translation initiation factor Sui1 produces MKNDEPKNSRLVYSSEHGRICPVCGRPSIACSCKKNPERASGDGIVRVQRESKGRGGKTVTVITGLPGDDYALKAIAGELKRRCGTGGTLKDGNIEIQGDHRDLLVAELEKKGFKVKRAGG; encoded by the coding sequence ATGAAAAACGATGAGCCCAAAAACTCACGATTAGTCTACTCTTCCGAGCATGGTCGTATCTGTCCCGTTTGCGGCCGGCCAAGCATCGCCTGCAGTTGCAAAAAAAATCCGGAAAGAGCCAGTGGGGACGGCATTGTAAGGGTTCAGCGCGAAAGCAAGGGGCGTGGGGGCAAAACGGTAACGGTTATCACCGGACTGCCAGGTGATGACTACGCGCTAAAAGCCATTGCCGGTGAATTAAAGCGCCGCTGCGGCACCGGCGGTACCCTCAAGGACGGCAATATAGAAATTCAGGGGGACCACCGCGACCTGTTGGTGGCTGAACTGGAAAAGAAAGGATTCAAGGTCAAACGGGCGGGGGGCTGA